A genomic region of Manihot esculenta cultivar AM560-2 chromosome 15, M.esculenta_v8, whole genome shotgun sequence contains the following coding sequences:
- the LOC110601989 gene encoding protein PHOTOPERIOD-INDEPENDENT EARLY FLOWERING 1 isoform X1: MEFNSKESTQRKRKKALEAPKEPRRPKTHWDHVLEEMIWLSKDFESERKWKLAQAKKVALRASKGMLDQATREEKKLKEEEQRLRKIALNISKDVKKFWIKIEKLVLYKHQMELDEKKKRALDKQLEFLLGQTERYSTMLAENLVDKPLQQLSIVDQQNVPYEERQQNDPKEPAELSAEHQSDSGDNDNDYDLQSDESEDDEHTIEEDEALITEEERREELAALRDEVDIPVEELLKRYALENVSRENTPENNGADLTVEDGDHDESKGKDHSAVSDPEMSCSPVNTGRRCGEENGAMVTSEIHLSEIEMGETRNQSDVTGDLTKDLLYDSNEEQEDGDFVLANGEEKEHEMDDETTLLEEEELAKADPSNTMDEILLLQKESEIPLEELLARYKKEINNAEVSDDESGALSDNLLDSPEIKDVELKQQDASMDENVEPGELLPVEHHLVNEQEAAIGKTPEEGNDSENRIADAAAAARSAQPTGNTFSTTKVRTKFPFLLKYPLREYQHIGLDWLVTMYEKRLNGILADEMGLGKTIMTIALLAHLACEKGIWGPHLIVVPTSVMLNWETEFLKWCPAFKILTYFGSAKERKLKRQGWLKPNFFHVCITTYRLVIQDSKVFKRKKWKYLILDEAHLIKNWKSQRWQTLLNFNSKRRILLTGTPLQNDLMELWSLMHFLMPHIFQSHQEFKDWFCNPISGMVEGQEKVNKEVVDRLHNVLRPFILRRLKRDVEKQLPMKHEHVIYCRLSKRQRNLYEDFIASSETQATLASANFFGMISIIMQLRKVCNHPDLFEGRPIISSFDMAGIDIQLSSSVCAMLSLDPFSTVDLYGLGLLFTHLDFNMSSWEFEEVNAIVTPSSLIKERANLDNLEEIGSQTKHHKELTGTNFFEEIRKAVLEQRLREVKERAASIAWWNSLRCRKKPMYSTTFRELVTIKNQVHDIHRQKADQLTYLYSSKLADIILSPVEHFQKMIDLVESFMFAIPAARAPVPICWCSKTRTSVFLHPTYKEKCSEMLLPILSPIRPAIVRRQVYFPDRRLIQFDCGKLQELAVLLRKLKSGGHRALIFTQMTKMLDLLEAFINLYGYTYMRLDGSTQPEERQTLMQRFNTNPKIFLFILSTRSGGVGINLFGADTVIFYDSDWNPAMDQQAQDRCHRIGQTREVHIYRLISESTIEENILKKANQKRALDDLVIQSGGYNTEFFKKLDPMELFSGHKALPIKNGQKEKNNGHANEVSLSNADVEAALKYAEDEADYMALKKVEQEEAVDNQEFSEAIGRLEDDEFVNDDDMKADEPTELEMTTQSKDTGVNINMKEPIEEKTITFAGNEDDVDMLADVKQMAAAAAAAGQAILTLENQLRPIDRYAVRFLEVWDPIIDKAAMESEVQFEEAEWELDRIEKYKEEMEAEIDDDEEPLLYERWDADFATEAYRQQVEALAQHQLMEELEAEANEKEDADDGYCDSMIRNEMASNTKPKSKKKQKKAKFKSLKKGSLTSELKHVKEEPSIETMSLDEDAVGIYYEEGAYSDMTSQYPSVQKKRKKVETVYGESGKSSKKKSKKLKATSETCLSDLDSSLSGKQQDESVELKPCENMVADHEQRQAGRSKMGGRISITAMPVKRVLMIKPEKLKKGNFWSRDCVPSPDSWLPQEDAILCAVVHEYGPHWSLACETLYGMTAGGFYRGRYRHPVHCCERYRELIQRYVLSAPENHFSEKTSSAGSGKALLKVTEDNIQMLLNVAAEQPDHELLLQRHFTAVLSSVWRMTSRADRQQNLSSRNGIYFGGKFFNSFNQISWNSVKEPAKRMRFTTSAQSCKLLAAALHEFNSRPLDDAVSISNRIEDTPCFSEQLEVTLEFEKEEGDLSIPLPPIINLTIPITDPQNFRIKDVGEHNLKAVTNVAESRFRDAARACFEGRPGWASSAFPANDLKLRAASKPQSLGKHKLSVSDSKPPRSKLKKTSERGEMHNLFAEPALQPLSTVSSRDPNLRFDLTPAIIQDGWMIDRDSCSISFWDEELPGEFASFKSIPHDYDADLISGLDDFSLLPEYTDIG, from the exons ATGGAATTCAACTCCAAGGAAAGCacgcagaggaagaggaaaaaG GCACTTGAAGCTCCCAAAGAACCTCGTCGTCCTAAAACTCATTGGGATCATGTTTTGGAGGAGATGATTTGGTTGTCAAAG GACTTTGAGTCTGAGAGGAAATGGAAATTGGCTCAGGCTAAGAAGGTTGCTTTGAGAGCCAGCAAAGGCATGTTGGATCAGGCTACCCGGGAAGAAAAGAAATTGAAG GAAGAGGAACAGCGGTTGCGAAAGATTGCACTCAATATATCTAAGGATGTGAAGAAATTCTGGATTAAAATAGAGAAGCTG GTGCTTTACAAGCATCAAATGGAACTTGATGAAAAAAAGAAGAGGGCACTTGATAAACAGCTCGAGTTTCTTCTAGGACAAACAGAGAG GTACTCCACAATGTTAGCAGAAAATCTAGTTGACAAGCCATTGCAGCAACTTTCCATAGTGGATCAACAGAATGTACCATATGAGGAAAGACAGCAAAATGATCCTAAGGAACCAGCAGAATTAAGTGCTG AGCATCAGTCAGATAGTGGAGACAATGACAATGATTATGATTTGCAATCAGATGAATCG GAAGATGATGAACATACCATTGAGGAAGATGAAGCTCTTATTACTGAAGAGGAAAGGCGAGAAGAATTGGCAGCTTTGCGCGATGAAGTTGATATTCCAGTCGAAGAGTTACTTAAACGCTATGCTTTGGAGAATG TTAGTAGAGAAAATACTCCAGAAAATAATGGAGCTGACCTGACAGTTGAGGATGGAGATCATGATGAGA gcaAAGGAAAAGATCATTCTGCTGTCAGTGACCCTGAAATGAGCTGCTCGCCTGTTAATACTGGTCGTCGTTGT GGTGAAGAAAATGGTGCCATGGTCACGTCAGAGATCCATTTATCAGAAATTGAGATGGGTGAAACCAGAAACCAATCAGATGTTACTGGTGATCTGACCAAAGACCTACTATATGATTCCAACGAGGAACAG GAAGATGGTGATTTTGTTCTTGCTaatggagaagaaaaggaaCATGAGATG GATGATGAGACAACCTTGTTAGAGGAGGAAGAACTTGCAAAAGCTGATCCAAGCAATACCATGGATGAG ATTCTATTGCTGCAAAAAGAGAGTGAAATTCCTTTGGAAGAATTGCTTGCAAGGTATAAAAAG GAGATCAACAATGCTGAAGTTTCAGATGATGAATCTGGAGCTTTATCAGACAACTTATTGGATTCCCCAGAGATTAAAGATGTTGAACTGAAGCAGCAGGATGCGTCCATGGATGAAAATGTTGAACCTGGTGAATTGTTACCAGTTGAACATCATCTTGTAAATGAACAAGAAGCAGCAATTGGGAAAACTCCTGAAGAAGGAAATGACAGTGAGAATAGGATTGCtgatgctgctgctgctgcaagATCTGCACAGCCAACAGGAAATACATTTTCAACAACCAAAGTGCGCACAAAATTCCCTTTTCTTCTTAAGTATCCACTTCGTGAGTATCAGCATATTGGCTTGGATTGGCTTGTAACAATGTATGAGAAAAGGTTAAATGGGATTCTAGCTGATGAAATGGGACTTGGAAAGACAATAATGACTATTGCTTTACTTGCACACCTGGCCTGTGAGAAGGGAATATGGGGTCCTCATCTAATTGTGGTTCCAACAAGCGTCATGCTAAACTGGGAAACAGAATTTCTTAAATGGTGTCCTGCCTTTAAGATTCTTACTTACTTTGGAAGTGCTAAGGAACGTAAATTAAAGAGACAAGGTTGGCTGAAACCAAACTTCTTCCATGTATGCATCACAACTTACAGGCTGGTTATACAGGATTCAAAAGTCTTCAAGAGGAAGAAGTGGAAATACTTGATTTTGGATGAAGCTCACCTGATTAAGAATTGGAAGTCCCAGAGATGGCAAACTCTTCTTAACTTCAATTCAAAACGACGCATCTTATTAACTGGTACACCCTTGCAGAATGATCTCATGGAACTCTGGTCTCTAATGCATTTCTTGATGCCTCACATCTTTCAGTCTCACCAGGAGTTCAAGGATTGGTTCTGCAATCCAATATCAGGGATGGTAGAGGGACAAGAAAAAGTAAACAAAGAAGTTGTTGATCGTCTGCATAATGTTCTTCGTCCATTTATACTTCGTCGACTGAAAAGGGATGTGGAGAAGCAGCTGCCAATGAAACATGAACATGTCATCTATTGTAGGCTCTCAAAGAGGCAACGTAACTTGTATGAGGACTTCATTGCTAGCTCAGAGACACAAGCAACTCTTGCCAGTGCTAACTTTTTTGGGATGATTAGCATTATAATGCAACTTCGTAAAGTCTGCAATCATCCAGACTTATTTGAGGGTCGGCCTATTATTAGTTCTTTTGATATGGCTGGTATAGACATCCAGTTGAGTTCTTCTGTATGTGCAATGCTTTCACTTGATCCATTTTCAACTGTTGACCTTTATGGTTTGGGACTTTTATTTACTCATCTTGATTTTAACATGAGTTCTTGGGAGTTTGAAGAAGTAAATGCTATTGTGACACCTTCAAGCTTAATCAAAGAGCGTGCCAACCTGGATAACTTGGAAGAAATTGGGTCACAAACTAAACATCATAAGGAGTTAACTGGAACAAATTTTTTTGAAGAGATAAGGAAGGCAGTGCTTGAGCAGAGGCTAAGAGAAGTGAAGGAACGGGCAGCTTCTATTGCATGGTGGAATTCATTGAGGTGCCGGAAAAAACCTATGTACTCGACTACCTTTCGAGAACTTGTCACCATAAAGAATCAGGTGCATGATATTCATCGCCAAAAGGCTGATCAGCTCACTTATTTGTACTCTTCTAAGCTCGCTGATATTATTCTTTCACCCGTTGAACACTTCCAGAAGATGATTGATCTTGTTGAGTCTTTTATGTTTGCCATACCTGCAGCACGTGCACCAGTGCCAATTTGTTGGTGCAGTAAAACAAGAACTTCTGTGTTTCTCCATCCAACTTATAAGGAGAAATGCTCAGAAATGTTGTTGCCTATTCTTTCACCTATTAGACCTGCAATTGTCAGGAGACAAGTATATTTTCCTGACAGGCGATTGATACAATTTGACTGTGGTAAGTTGCAGGAACTTGCAGTTTTACTACGGAAGTTGAAATCAGGAGGTCACCGAGCATTGATATTCACCCAGATGACCAAAATGCTTGATTTATTGGAGGCTTTCATAAATTTGTATGGTTACACTTACATGCGTTTGGATGGATCCACTCAACCAGAGGAGAGACAAACATTAATGCAGCGATTCAACACAAATCCCAAgatttttctcttcattttgtCAACCCGTAGTGGGGGTGTTGGTATCAATCTTTTTGGAGCCGATACAGTTATCTTTTATGACAGTGACTGGAATCCTGCAATGGATCAACAAGCTCAAGATCGCTGCCATCGAATAGGACAGACACGTGAAGTGCATATCTATAGGTTAATCAGCGAGAGCACTATTGAGGAGAACATCTTAAAGAAAGCCAATCAGAAGCGAGCTCTTGATGATTTGGTCATACAGAGCGGAGGTTATAACACTGAGTTTTTCAAGAAGCTTGATCCTATGGAATTATTCTCTGGTCATAAAGCTCTTCCAATAAAAAATGGACAGAAAGAGAAGAATAATGGCCATGCAAATGAGGTTTCCTTGTCTAATGCAGATGTGGAGGCTGCTTTAAAATATGCAGAAGATGAAGCAGATTATATGGCATTGAAGAAAGTTGAACAAGAAGAAGCTGTCGACAACCAGGAATTTTCAGAAGCCATTGGAAGATTGGAAGATGATGAGTTTGTTAATGATGATGATATGAAGGCTGATGAGCCCACTGAGCTGGAGATGACAACTCAAAGTAAAGACACTGGTGTGAATATAAATATGAAGGAGCCCATTGAAGAAAAAACTATAACTTTTGCTGGTAATGAAGATGATGTTGACATGCTGGCTGATGTCAAACAGATGGCTGCAGCAGCAGCTGCTGCTGGACAAGCTATCTTAACGTTGGAGAATCAGCTACGTCCTATTGACCGATATGCAGTACGTTTTCTTGAAGTGTGGGATCCGATAATAGACAAAGCAGCTATGGAATCTGAAGTTCAATTTGAGGAGGCAGAATGGGAACTAGATCGTATTGAGAAATACAAAGAGGAAATGGAAGCTGAGATTGATGATGATGAGGAACCATTGTTATATGAAA GATGGGATGCTGATTTTGCAACGGAGGCATACCGACAGCAAGTTGAGGCCCTGGCTCAACATCAG TTGATGGAAGAGCTGGAAGCTGAAGCTAATGAGAAGGAAGATGCCGATGATGGATATTGCGATAGCATGAT CAGGAATGAAATGGCAAGCAATACTAAGCCCAAGTCCAAAAAGAAACAGAAGAAAGCCAAGTTCAAATCTCTGAAGAAAGGATCTCTTACTTCTGAACTGAAACATGTGAAAGAGGAACCATCAATAGAAACTATGTCTTTAGATGAAGATGCAGTTGGAATATATTATGAAGAAGGTGCTTATTCGGACATGACATCACAATACCCAAGTGTGCAGAAAAAACGCAAGAAAGTTGAAACAGTTTATGGTGAATCTGGAAAGAGCTCAAAGAAGAAGTCTAAGAAATTGAAGGCGACTTCTGAAACCTGCCTATCAGATCTAGATTCAAGCCTGTCTGGTAAGCAGCAAGATGAATCTGTAGAACTAAAACCATGTGAGAACATGGTTGCTGATCATGAGCAGAGGCAAGCAGGCAGAAGTAAAATGGGAGGAAGGATCTCCATCACCGCCATGCCTGTGAAGCGGGTCTTGATGATTAAGCCAGAGAAGTTAAAGAAGGGGAATTTTTGGTCAAGAGATTGTGTTCCATCACCTGATTCTTGGTTGCCACAGGAAGATGCAATATTATGTGCTGTAGTGCATGAATATGGTCCGCATTGGAGCTTGGCCTGTGAAACATTGTATGGGATGACTGCTGGTGGGTTTTATAGGGGAAGATATCGCCATCCAGTTCATTGTTGTGAGAGATATAGGGAACTAATTCAAAGATATGTCTTGTCTGCGCCAGAAAATCATTTCAGTGAAAAGACGAGCAGTGCAGGCTCTGGAAAGGCCCTCCTCAAAGTAACTGAG GATAATATTCAGATGCTTCTAAATGTTGCTGCAGAGCAGCCTGATCACGAGTTACTTCTCCAGAGGCACTTCACTGCCGTGCTTTCTTCTGTATGGAGGATGACATCACGTGCTGATCGCCAACAAAATCTTTCATCTAGAAATGGCATCTATTTTGGTGGAAAgtttttcaactctttcaatcaGATATCTTGGAATTCAGTCAAAGAACCTGCAAAAAGAATGAGATTCACTACCTCAGCACAGAGTTGCAAGTTGTTGGCTGCTGCACTGCATGAATTCAACAGTAGACCGCTGGATGATGCAGTCTCCATTTCTAACCGGATTGAAGATACTCCTTGTTTTTCTGAACAGTTAGAAGTAACATTGGAATTTGAAAAGGAGGAAGGTGATTTATCAATTCCATTGCCACCTATCATAAATTTGACAATACCTATCACAGACCCACAAAATTTCAGAATCAAGGATGTTGGAGAACATAATCTCAAAGCTGTGACAAATGTGGCTGAAAGTCGATTCAG GGATGCAGCAAGAGCTTGCTTTGAAGGCCGTCCGGGTTGGGCATCATCTGCATTCCCAGCAAATGATTTAAAGTTGCGGGCAGCTTCAAAACCACAGTCCTTGGGGAAGCACAAGCTCTCTGTCTCCGACTCAAAGCCACCTAGATCTAAATTGAAGAAAACATCGGAGCGTGGTGAGATGCATAATTTGTTTGCGGAGCCAGCATTGCAACCACTATCGACAGTTTCTTCCAGGGACCCCAATTTAAGGTTTGACCTTACTCCAGCTATCATTCAGGATGGATGGATGATTGATAGAGACAGTTGTTCTATTTCTTTTTGGGATGAGGAACTTCCAGGGGAATTTGCCAGCTTTAAATCCATACCTCATGATTATGATGCTGATTTAATCTCTGGCCTAGATGATTTTTCATTGTTGCCTGAATATACTGATATTGGGTAG